The Bacillota bacterium genome includes the window TCGGCCGCGTCGCGCTGGCGGAAGGCGGCCTCGAGCTCCGCGGCGTCGCCCCGGTCGAGCCCCAGCTCCCGCCGGAGCCGCTCGGCGAAGCGTGGCTCCAGCGCCGCCAGCGCCACCCAGCCGGAGCGGGCGGGGTAGAGGCGGTAGAAGGGGTAGCCGCCGCCCAGCACGCCGCCCGGCGCCGTCAGGCCGTGGCGGAGCGGCTCCGCCAGGGCGGCCGCCGCCTCGGCCAGCGCCACCTCGGCGTGGCGCGGGTCCTCTCCCGGCGGGGCGAGGAGGAGGGCGAGGGCGGCGGAGACCAGGCGCTCGGCCCCCAGCAGGTCGGCGGCCAGGGTGCGGGGGAGCTCCGGGGGCGCGAGGAGGCCCGCCTCGGCCAGGTAGGTGAGGTCGTGTCCGGGCGCTTCCTCGTCGGGGGCGGGGTGGCCGACGAGGGCCAGGTGCCGGAGGCGCGGGAAGCGCTCCTCCAGCCGCTCCCGCCCGAGGCCCAGGCGG containing:
- a CDS encoding CoA transferase; this translates as MEGERGKGGPRPDWRPLEGRRVVSLAVNVPGPVAAARLAALGARVVKVEPPGGDPLARFAPAWYRSLVAGQEVLELDLKESAGRALLEERLDGADLLLTAQRPSALARLGLGRERLEERFPRLRHLALVGHPAPDEEAPGHDLTYLAEAGLLAPPELPRTLAADLLGAERLVSAALALLLAPPGEDPRHAEVALAEAAAALAEPLRHGLTAPGGVLGGGYPFYRLYPARSGWVALAALEPRFAERLRRELGLDRGDAAELEAAFRQRDAAEWEAWARSRDLPLAAVRRVVAAGPPAAGEPPR